Part of the Nevskiales bacterium genome, CGAGCGCGAGTTCCGCGCAGCCGGCCAGCAACGGCGCGTGCGCGTGCTGCGTTTCGTCGCAGTGGCCGGGGCGCTCTTCTTCCTGGTCGCCGGCCTCGGCGACTGGCTCGCCCCGCAGCGCAGCCCGCACCTTGCCACCCTCATCACGCTGCGCCTGCTGATCCTGGTGCCGGCGGGACTGGTGCTGTTTGCCAGCCGCCGGCCCGAGCAGGCCTTGCGGCTGGACGGCGCGGTGCTGCTGTTCGCCCTGTGGCTGCCCAGCACCGGGGCCTATTTCATGACGCTTGGCACGGAGGACATGCACTACTACCTGCCCTCCGCCCTGCTGCTGGTGCTGGTGTTCCTGCTCGTGGTGCCGTTCCGCCTGCTGTTCGCGCTGACCAGCGCGCTCTACACTGCCGGCCTGTTCTTGCTCGTGGCATGGGCCTGGCTCGAACCGACACACCAGCAGATGATCCAGGCGACGGTGCTGCTGTCCGCCTGCCTCGTGCTGGCCGGCTATGCGCAGCGGGCGCAGCAGATGATGGCGCGGCGCGAGTTCGCGCGCCTGCGCGAGCTGGAGGCCGCGAACCGGCGCCTGGCCGAGGAAATACAGGCGCGCCAGCAGACCGGCGCGGCGCTGGAGCAGCGGCTGCGTTTCGAGGAACGGCTGGTACGCCTTACCACCGGCTTCATCGACATCGACGGCCGCCGGCTGGATGAGCGCATCGACGCCGCACTGGCCGAGCTCGGCGAATACAGCGGCGCCGACCGCTGCTACGTCTTCCGGCTGGATGCCGCCGGCAACCGTTTCAGCTGCACGCACGAGTGGTGTCGCAAGGGCGTGAAGCCCATCCTGCCGGTATCGCAGTCGTTGTCGGTGCGCGCCTTCTCCTGGGGGATGCCGCGGCTGCTACGCGGCGAGATCCTGGACATCCCGCGGGTAGCCGGGCTGCCCGCCGAGGCCTATGCCGAGCGCCAGGAGTTCGAGCGCCACGACACGCGCGCGGTGCTGCTGGTGCCGCTGTTCCACGATCGCAGGGTGATGGGCTTCATCGGGCTCGGCGCCGTGCATGCCGAGCACGAATGGCCGGAAGAATGCCACCTGCTGCTGCGCATCGTCGGCCATGCGCTGGCCGGTGCGCTGCACCGCCAGGCAGCGGCGGGCTAAAAGGCCTTGTCAATTCATGGCGTCATTCCGGCGCAAGCCGGAATCCAGCGACTTTCAAGGCACTGGATGCCGGCTTGCGCCGGACTGACGATGTCCGAACTCTTGCGGGAGGACACCGCAAACGCCGCGGTCATGCGACGCCGTTGGCCGGCAGGGTGAAGTAGAAGCTCGTGCCGGGGCCGGGCTGGTTCGGCTCCACCCAGATGCGTCCGCCGTGGCGCTCGACGATCCGCTTGCACACCGCCAGCCCGATGCCGGTGCCGGGATAGCGGTCGCTGGTGTGCAGGCGCTTGAAGATGTGGAATACGGTGTCGGCATGCCGCGGATCGATGCCGATGCCGTTGTCGCGCACCGCGAACAGCCATTCGCCGCCGCGCCGCCGTGCCGACACGTGCACCTGCGGCGGCTCGGCGCCGTGGAACTTGATCGCGTTGCCGATCAGATTCTGCAGCAGCTGGATGATCTGGGTGGCGTCGGCCTGCACCAGCGGCAGGTCGTCGTGCGTGATGCGGGCGTCATGTTCGCTGATCGGCGCCAGCAGGTTGGACTGCGCCAGCACCAGCATCTGGTTCATGTCGCAGGACCCCAGCGGTTCGGCCTGCGTATCGAGGCGCGAGTAGCTCAACAGGTCGTTGATCATGTTGTGCATGCGGCTGGCGGCGTCGGTGATGAAGTGGATGTATTCGTCGGCATCTTCATCCAGCCGCCCGGTATAGCGCTGCGACAGCAGTGCCGAGAACCCGGCAATCGCGCGCAACGGTTCGCGCAGGTCATGCGAGGCGATGTAGGCGAACTGCTTGAGCTCCTCGTTGCTGCGCGCCAGCGCCGCGTTGGCATGCTCCAGCGCCTGCGCCTGGTTGCGCAGCGCGGTTTCGCTGCGCTTGCGGTGCAGGGCGTTGAACACGATCTCGCCGGTGATCCTGAGCAGCTTGACGATGTCCTCCGGCCACTCCACCGGCTGCCGCACCGCGTCGAAGCCCATATAGCCGGTGACGCGCCCCTCGAACACCAGCGGCACCATGATCACCGACTGGATGTTCTCGGCCTCGAACTCGGCGCGCTCCGCAGCGGCGGCCGGCGGCAGCGCACTGACCTGCGGCACGTGCAGGACCTCGCCGCGGCCGATACGCGCCATGAACCAGGGATACTGGCCGAGCGGCAGATTCTGCAGGCGTTGGATGGCCGGCTCGACGCCCTCGGCGCACCACTCGTGCGTGCAGGACTCCGTGGTCATGTCGGCACTGAATTCGAATACGTAGCTGCGATCCACGCCGGCGAAGCGGCCGATCTCGCCGAGCGCGTCGTTCAGGCCCGCATCGATGGCATCGGGCTTCAGGCCGATGAGGCGCGCCGACAGGCGCACGATGAGGTCCTCGAACGCCATCCGCTGGTCGAGCGCCTGGGTGATGCGTTCGCGGTCGCTGACGTCGTAGATGATGCCGATGATCAGGTTGCGGCCCGGGATCGGATAGCGCGCCACCTTCAGTTCGCAGGGGATGTCGCGCGCCTCCGCATCACGCAGGATCCAGGGCGCCGTGGGGCTCTCGCCGGCGAAGGTGCGCGCCACCAGCTCGCGCGCCCAGTCGTCGGTCGGCCGGCCGCCCTTCTGCAGCGGCGGGCTGGCCTCGAGCGGCGTCATACCGACGATTCTCTCGCGTGGATACTTGAGCAGCTCCACCCAGCGCTGGTTGACGTCCACCAGCCGGAAGGCCTCGGGGTCGAACACGAAGATCGCCGCCGGGCAGTACTCCACCAGCACGCGGTTGCGCGCCTCGCTCGACTTCAGCGCCTGCAGGTTGCGGGTGATCTTGTCCGCCATGGCGTCGAAGGAGCGACCCAGGCGCGCCACCTCGTCGTGGCCGTTGAAATCGACGCGCACCGAGGTTTCGCCGGCGGCCAGCCGCTCGGCGGCATCGGCCAGGCTTTCCAGGCGCCGCGTCAGCAGGAAGCCGATCGCAAGCCCGGCCAGCGCGATCAGCGACATGCCGAGCGCAGCGATGATCAGCGTGCGGTCGCGCGCGGCGTCCAGCACCTGCTCGAGCCGGGCGTCCGTTGCGCCCGGCGGCGGTGACAGCGCATACAGCTGCCAGATGACGGCCGCCATCATGACGGCCTCCAGCAGGAACACCGTCAGGGCGATGCGGTACTTGAGGGACATGCGTTTCCCTTGCCGCCTCCTGTCCGGGGCGCGCCAGATGAAAACGAGACTAGCCACGCCCCCTTGCGGCGGCCAGAGAGGATTTTGCCCATCGGAAACTGCCGTTTATACAGCGGCTTGTGCCGCCGCCAGAGTTTCGCGCAGCTGCGCGGGCGCCAGGTAACGAGCCGGCGGACGCCCCTCGATGGCCCGCACCAGCTCGACCACCCTGGCGTTGACCGGGGTCGGCATGCCGATGCGCTGGCCGAGCCTGACGATCTCGCCGTTGAGCTGGTCGATCTCGGTCGGCCGGCCGCGCTCGATGTCGGACACCATCGAGGGATAGGAGGCCGCGGTCAGGCCGTTGCGAACCCTGGCGAACCACCACGGCAGCGGCCCGCCATGCAGCAGCAGTCGCCGGTAGTTGCGGTAGGAGATCGGCAGCACCAGCGTGTAGGGGATGCCGGCGCGCTCCAGCGCGGCCACCGACTCGTCCAGCACCATGACGAAAGACTCGGTCATGGCCTTGATGGTCAGCATGTCCTTGAAGGTGCAGTGCGTGACCGCGCAGATGGCGTTGTTGAGGTTGATCAGCAGCTTGCCCCAGGCGGCGGCCTCGCCGGCGGCGCGGCGCACGGTCAGGCCGCTGCCGCGGAACAGCTCGAACAGCGCCGCATCCTCGCTGGCGAGGTACACCTCGGCGCGCGTGGTGATCTGGGCGTGCAGCGGCGCCGGCAGCTGCGCGTTGAACATGATGGTGAGGTTGGCGACATTCGCACCCGGGAATGCCTCGCGCAGGCGTTGCGCAATGCCGACGCCGTTGAGGCAGGAAATCAGCCGCACACCGGGCGGCAGCGGCTGCGGCAGCGACGCCAGCAGCCCGGCCAGGGCCGGGTGCTTGACGCAGATGAAGACGTTCTCGACCCCGGCCAGCGACAGGTCGGTGACGATGGCGGGCACCGGCGTGACCAGCGGCGCGCCGCCGCCGGCGCGCTCGAGGCGCAGTTCGCGTGCGTCACGGAAGGCGGGCAGGTCCTTGTCGCGCAGGTAGAAGGCCACCGGACGGCCCGCGTGCAGCAGGTGTGCGGCCAGCACCGTGCCGACCGCGCCTGCCCCGATGATCAGATTCATGCCCGCCATACCTGCCATGCCTGCCCCTCGCTACCGCCTTCCCATCCTGCCAGAATTCCCTGTACCCACACCGGACCCTGCCATGCGCACCGAAACCGAAATCGAAGCCGCCGCCTTCCGTCGCCTGCTGGCGCACCTGGACTCGCGCCGCGATGTGCAGAACATCGACCTCATGAACCTGGCCGGCTTCTGCCGCAACTGCCTGGCCAAGTGGTACCGGACCGAGGCCGAGGCGCGCGGCCTGGCCCTGAGCGACGAGCAGGCCCGCGAGCGCATCTACGGCATGCCCTACGCCGAGTGGAAGACCCGCTACCAGCGCTGATGTCTCCAAAAATAGTCCTTTAAAATCAGCAAGTAAGCCGGCCGGCCCGCAAGGCCTACTGATTTTTTACGACGATAGCTGGATTTTTATGCATTGCCCGGCCGCCCCCGACTGCCTAGCCTGTGGGCTGATGCGAAAAGCCGGAGATGCCGCAACGTGGTTTGACGCTGGCGTCCGGCCTCGACTAGCTTTGGCCAGGGGGAGCGTTCCGTCGATGAACCCAGCAGCTGCCAGCCGCCCCGCGGCTTCCATGGGGCCCGACTTCTATCGCCGTTTCGCCGAACTGCTGGTGGACGGCGGGCTGCTGACGCGCCGCGAGGTCGAGCTGGCCCTGCGCGAAGCGCGGCGCGCGCGCGAGCCGCTGGGACAGTGGCTGGTCCGACACGGACGGCTGAAACCACAGCACTTGGCACTGGCGCGGCGGCTCGAGCTGCTGCTGGTGCGGCATCGCGGCGGACTCAGCCTGGCCGAGCTGCTGCGCGCCAGCGGCGAGCTCAGCCCGGGCGAACTCAAGCGTGCGCTCGAGCTGCGCGCCCGCACCGGCCAGCCGCTGGCCGAAATCCTGCTGGCGGGCGAGGGGGCACGACGCAGACGCGCGCCGCGCGGCCATAACCTGTCGCCACTGGCCGCCGCGGCCAGCGCCGCGGCGGTTGCGGTCTGCGCCTGGATGCTGGCGCCCGCCCCTGCGACGGCCATCGTCACACCCACGCACGTCGCACTGCCGAAGCCCCTGGCCAGCGTGCCGGCCGGTGCCGACCTGCGCTTCGCCTCGCTGGGCGACATCACGCCGCACCTGCAGCGCCTGCGCCAGCGCCCCGGCCCCTACCGCCGGCCGCCGCAAGTCGCCGAGCACGCGCGCCTGCGCGCCACCCAGCTCCGCCCGCTGGTGGCGCAGTACGCCCGCCAGTACCGGCTGCCGCCGGAACTGATCCTGGCCGTGATCGAGCAGGAGTCCTCGTTCAACCCGCAGGCGCAGAGCGCCCGGAACGCCATCGGCCTGATGCAGCTGGTGCCGGACGAGGCCGGGCGCGAGGCCTACCGCTACGCCGAGCGCCGCGCCGGCACGCCGACGCTGCAAGAACTGCAGGACCCGCAGACCAACATCCGCCTCGGCAGCGCCTATCTGCGGCTGCTGCTCGACCGGCACTTCGACGACATCGAAAGCGAAGACGCGCGCGTGGCGGTGGCGCTGGCCGCCTACAACTGGGGCCCGACGCGCATGCGCAAGGCGCTGGAGCGCCATGGCCTGCCGGATTCGGTGGACGAGGTCGAGGCGCTGCTGGAAAAGCACGCGCCGGCGGAAACCCGCGATTACGTGCGCAAGATCACCGGCCGCATGGAGGCCTTCGGCTAGCCGGCCGCGTTCTCCGCCGGCACCGTGACGGCGCCGACCCGCGCGAATTCCAGCGCATCGTCGCGCAGGCTGCCGAAGCGCAGCAGGAAGATGTCCAGGAAATAATTCTGGTACAGCCGCCAGGGCGCGCGCGAGCCCTGCTTCGGGAAGCTGTCGATCGCGCGCAGCACATAGCCCGAGGAAAAGTCGATGAACGGCTCCGGCCGGACGCTGGGATCGGTGTTGCGCGGCGTGCATTGCCGGTAGCCGTGCCGGTCCATGTAGTTGAGCAGGCGACAGACATACTCGGCGGTCAGATCGGCTTTCAGGGTCCAGGAGGCATTGGTATAGCCGACCGCGAAGGCCATGTTCGGGATGCCGCTCAGCATCATGCCCTTGTAGCCCATGGTCTTCGGCAGCTCGACCGGCTGGCCGTCCACGCTGAATTGCAGGCCGCCCAGCGCGACCAGCGACAGCCCGGTGGCGCTGACGATGATGTCGGCCGCGAGTTCCTGCCCGGATTTCAGCCGGATGCCCTTTTCGGTGAAGCTTTCGATGTGGTCGGTGACCACCGAGGCCTTGCCGCTGCGCAGCGCCTTGAACAGGTCCGCATCCGGCACCAGGCACAGGCGCTGGTCCCAGGGGTTGTACGGCGGTTTGAAGTGCCGGTCGATGTCGAACTTCGGCCCGAGCTGCTGGCGCAGGCCGGCGCGGATCAGTTTCTTGACCAGGTTCGGCGCGCGCCGGCTGAGCACGAAAACCAGCATGGCCAGACACACGTTCTTCCAGCGCGTCAGCGCATAGGCGGCCCGGGCCGGCAGGATGCGACGCAGAAAATTGGCGATGGCATCCTGCGCCGGTAGCGTGATGATGTAAGTGGGCGTGCGCTGCAGCATGGTGACGTGCGCGGCTTGCTCGGCCATCGCCGGCACCAGGGTGACGGCGGTGGCGCCGCTGCCGATCACCACCACACGCTTGCCGCGGTAGTCGAGATCCTCGGGCCAGTGCTGCGGATGGATGAAGCGGCCGCCGAACCGATCCACGCCCGGGAAGTCCGGCGTGTAGCCGGCGTCGTAACGGTAATAACCGCTGCACAGGTACAGGAAATTGCAGGTCAGGCGCACGATTTCCCTGGCTGGGCCGCGCTCGGCCTCCACCGTCCAGCGCGCCTCGCGGCTGGACCAGCTGGCGCGCAGCACGCGGTGCTGGTAGCGGATCGCCTGATCCACGCCGTAGTCCCGCGCCGTCTGCCGCAGGTAGTTGAGGATCGCGGGCCCGTCGGCGATCGCTTTGGCCTCCTTCCACGGCCGAAAGGAATAGCCGAGGGTGTACATGTCGGAGTCCGAGCGGATGCCCGGGTAGCGGAACAGATCCCAGGTGCCGCCGCTGGCTTCGCGCGCTTCGAGAATCGCGAAGCGCTTGCCGGGGCATTTCATCTTGAGGTGGCAGGCGGCGCCGATGCCGGACAGGCCGGCGCCGACGATCAGGACGTCAACATGTTCAACGGACATGGGCGATACTCGATTCCTTGTCTCAACGGCAATTTAGGCGCCACCGGCCGGTGGCTACAATGACCGCCGGCGACCATGGGGAACATACTGCGACATGCCGCCGGCACGGGCTATGGCCGTCGGGCCGTCAGGCGCCGGCCGCACCGCCACCGGCGACCACGCGGATCCAGCTCCTCGCGCTGCAAAGCCAGCGGGTCGTTTCACGGACAAGGCCGGTCGCCGGAGGAACGCGTGCCCCCCTCCGCCAAGCCCTGACAGTTCGTCGAAAAACCCAACTCATGGCTTCGACCCCGCCAGGGCGCTAACCTTCTCCGCAGCGGAGAAGGAAAGCGCACATGACGGCGGGCGACGAGCTCAAGCTGCTGGGCCTGGCGGCCGCGCTGGGCATCGGCCTTTTGATCGGCATCGAGCGCGAGCGCCGGCAGAGCGCGCGCCCGCAGCGCGCGCCAGCCGGCATCCGCACCTTCACGCTCGCTGCGCTGCTCGGGGCGCTGAGCTTTTCGCTGGGCACCGCGGCGCTTGCGGTGGCCGGCGCCGTGATCGGGCTGCTGGTGGTCGTGGGTTACGCGCGCTCGGCGGGCGAGGCGGACCGCGGCCTGACCACCGAGGTCGCGCTCGTCACCACCTTCCTGCTCGGCGCGCTGGCCCTGCGCGATACCGCGCTGGCGGTGG contains:
- a CDS encoding transglycosylase SLT domain-containing protein; translated protein: MNPAAASRPAASMGPDFYRRFAELLVDGGLLTRREVELALREARRAREPLGQWLVRHGRLKPQHLALARRLELLLVRHRGGLSLAELLRASGELSPGELKRALELRARTGQPLAEILLAGEGARRRRAPRGHNLSPLAAAASAAAVAVCAWMLAPAPATAIVTPTHVALPKPLASVPAGADLRFASLGDITPHLQRLRQRPGPYRRPPQVAEHARLRATQLRPLVAQYARQYRLPPELILAVIEQESSFNPQAQSARNAIGLMQLVPDEAGREAYRYAERRAGTPTLQELQDPQTNIRLGSAYLRLLLDRHFDDIESEDARVAVALAAYNWGPTRMRKALERHGLPDSVDEVEALLEKHAPAETRDYVRKITGRMEAFG
- a CDS encoding MgtC/SapB family protein, translated to MTAGDELKLLGLAAALGIGLLIGIERERRQSARPQRAPAGIRTFTLAALLGALSFSLGTAALAVAGAVIGLLVVVGYARSAGEADRGLTTEVALVTTFLLGALALRDTALAV
- a CDS encoding DUF1244 domain-containing protein — translated: MRTETEIEAAAFRRLLAHLDSRRDVQNIDLMNLAGFCRNCLAKWYRTEAEARGLALSDEQARERIYGMPYAEWKTRYQR
- a CDS encoding ATP-binding protein, producing the protein MSLKYRIALTVFLLEAVMMAAVIWQLYALSPPPGATDARLEQVLDAARDRTLIIAALGMSLIALAGLAIGFLLTRRLESLADAAERLAAGETSVRVDFNGHDEVARLGRSFDAMADKITRNLQALKSSEARNRVLVEYCPAAIFVFDPEAFRLVDVNQRWVELLKYPRERIVGMTPLEASPPLQKGGRPTDDWARELVARTFAGESPTAPWILRDAEARDIPCELKVARYPIPGRNLIIGIIYDVSDRERITQALDQRMAFEDLIVRLSARLIGLKPDAIDAGLNDALGEIGRFAGVDRSYVFEFSADMTTESCTHEWCAEGVEPAIQRLQNLPLGQYPWFMARIGRGEVLHVPQVSALPPAAAAERAEFEAENIQSVIMVPLVFEGRVTGYMGFDAVRQPVEWPEDIVKLLRITGEIVFNALHRKRSETALRNQAQALEHANAALARSNEELKQFAYIASHDLREPLRAIAGFSALLSQRYTGRLDEDADEYIHFITDAASRMHNMINDLLSYSRLDTQAEPLGSCDMNQMLVLAQSNLLAPISEHDARITHDDLPLVQADATQIIQLLQNLIGNAIKFHGAEPPQVHVSARRRGGEWLFAVRDNGIGIDPRHADTVFHIFKRLHTSDRYPGTGIGLAVCKRIVERHGGRIWVEPNQPGPGTSFYFTLPANGVA
- a CDS encoding NAD(P)/FAD-dependent oxidoreductase, translating into MSVEHVDVLIVGAGLSGIGAACHLKMKCPGKRFAILEAREASGGTWDLFRYPGIRSDSDMYTLGYSFRPWKEAKAIADGPAILNYLRQTARDYGVDQAIRYQHRVLRASWSSREARWTVEAERGPAREIVRLTCNFLYLCSGYYRYDAGYTPDFPGVDRFGGRFIHPQHWPEDLDYRGKRVVVIGSGATAVTLVPAMAEQAAHVTMLQRTPTYIITLPAQDAIANFLRRILPARAAYALTRWKNVCLAMLVFVLSRRAPNLVKKLIRAGLRQQLGPKFDIDRHFKPPYNPWDQRLCLVPDADLFKALRSGKASVVTDHIESFTEKGIRLKSGQELAADIIVSATGLSLVALGGLQFSVDGQPVELPKTMGYKGMMLSGIPNMAFAVGYTNASWTLKADLTAEYVCRLLNYMDRHGYRQCTPRNTDPSVRPEPFIDFSSGYVLRAIDSFPKQGSRAPWRLYQNYFLDIFLLRFGSLRDDALEFARVGAVTVPAENAAG
- a CDS encoding GAF domain-containing protein; the encoded protein is MSTERNTSIGKNNKTRATIDATGAADPFRLSPLTGEFAEPATEREFRAAGQQRRVRVLRFVAVAGALFFLVAGLGDWLAPQRSPHLATLITLRLLILVPAGLVLFASRRPEQALRLDGAVLLFALWLPSTGAYFMTLGTEDMHYYLPSALLLVLVFLLVVPFRLLFALTSALYTAGLFLLVAWAWLEPTHQQMIQATVLLSACLVLAGYAQRAQQMMARREFARLRELEAANRRLAEEIQARQQTGAALEQRLRFEERLVRLTTGFIDIDGRRLDERIDAALAELGEYSGADRCYVFRLDAAGNRFSCTHEWCRKGVKPILPVSQSLSVRAFSWGMPRLLRGEILDIPRVAGLPAEAYAERQEFERHDTRAVLLVPLFHDRRVMGFIGLGAVHAEHEWPEECHLLLRIVGHALAGALHRQAAAG
- a CDS encoding 2-dehydropantoate 2-reductase, which gives rise to MNLIIGAGAVGTVLAAHLLHAGRPVAFYLRDKDLPAFRDARELRLERAGGGAPLVTPVPAIVTDLSLAGVENVFICVKHPALAGLLASLPQPLPPGVRLISCLNGVGIAQRLREAFPGANVANLTIMFNAQLPAPLHAQITTRAEVYLASEDAALFELFRGSGLTVRRAAGEAAAWGKLLINLNNAICAVTHCTFKDMLTIKAMTESFVMVLDESVAALERAGIPYTLVLPISYRNYRRLLLHGGPLPWWFARVRNGLTAASYPSMVSDIERGRPTEIDQLNGEIVRLGQRIGMPTPVNARVVELVRAIEGRPPARYLAPAQLRETLAAAQAAV